The Erigeron canadensis isolate Cc75 chromosome 4, C_canadensis_v1, whole genome shotgun sequence genome window below encodes:
- the LOC122596038 gene encoding 1-aminocyclopropane-1-carboxylate synthase: protein MALRENHALLSKIATSDQHGENSPYFDGWKAYDQDPFHLTENPNGVIQMGLAENQLSHDLIEEWIVKNPKSSICTNAGVNQFKDIANFQDYHGLYEFRKAIANFMGKARGNRVAFDPDRIVMGGGATGASESLMFCLADPGDAFLIPTPYYPAFDRDLRWRTGLKLVPIICNSTNDFRITQVALECAYESAIKANIKIKGLIIANPSNPLGTTMDKETLKTLLRFINEKNIHLVCDEIYAATIFNTPDFISISEVLQEMEHDPTNGINRKLVHILYSLSKDMGLPGFRVGIMYSYNDNVVSCARKMSSFGLISSQTQYFLASILSDEVFVESFVRENSRRLSKRHKVFTQGLEKEGISCLKSNAGLFVWMDLRRLLKAPTYDEEMVLWKMIVNDVKLNVSPGSSFQCAEPGWFRVCFANMDDETVEVALDRIHDFVKKGKENDIMTPPKKRSKPMQKNLRLSFSSRFYDETTLMLSPRTMSPHSPFARSPLVQART, encoded by the exons ATGGCGTTGAGAGAAAACCATGCCCTTTTGTCAAAAATTGCAACAAGTGATCAACATGGGGAGAATTCACCTTACTTTGATGGGTGGAAAGCTTATGATCAAGATCCTTTCCATTTAACTGAAAATCCCAATGGCGTTATTCAAATGGGCCTAGCAGAAAATCAG CTTTCGCACGATCTAATCGAGGAATGGATTGTGAAGAACCCTAAATCCTCTATATGTACTAACGCTGGAGTTAACCAATTTAAAGATATAGCAAACTTTCAAGATTATCATGGATTATACGAGTTCCGAAAG GCAATCGCAAACTTTATGGGGAAAGCAAGAGGAAATAGGGTTGCATTTGATCCGGATCGCATAGTGATGGGTGGTGGAGCAACCGGAGCTAGTGAATCTTTGATGTTTTGCTTGGCAGATCCCGGTGACGCATTTCTTATCCCGACTCCATATTATCCAGC ATTTGACAGAGACCTACGATGGAGAACTGGATTGAAATTAGTTCCAATCATATGCAATAGTACCAACGATTTCAGGATCACCCAAGTAGCACTAGAATGTGCCTACGAAAGCGCAATTAAAGCCAACATAAAAATCAAGGGCCTGATCATAGCGAATCCATCCAATCCTCTTGGCACGACCATGGATAAAGAAACACTAAAAACCTTACTAAGATTCATCAATGAAAAGAACATCCATCTTGTTTGTGATGAAATTTATGCAGCCACTATCTTCAACACACCAGACTTTATCTCGATTTCTGAAGTCTTGCAAGAAATGGAGCATGATCCGACGAATGGGATAAACCGTAAGCTAGTTCACATTCTATATAGCTTGTCAAAGGATATGGGGCTCCCAGGGTTCCGTGTTGGCATTATGTACTCGTATAATGACAATGTTGTGAGTTGTGCACGAAAGATGTCGAGTTTTGGGTTGATTTCATCACAAACTCAATATTTTCTCGCTTCAATCCTCTCTGATGAAGTGTTTGTTGAAAGTTTTGTGAGAGAAAATTCAAGAAGGTTATCTAAGCGTCACAAAGTTTTCACTCAAGGGCTTGAAAAAGAAGGGATTAGTTGCTTAAAAAGTAACGCAGGGCTATTTGTTTGGATGGATTTACGTAGGCTTTTAAAGGCTCCTACATATGATGAAGAAATGGTGCTATGGAAAATGATCGTGAACGATGTTAAACTCAATGTATCCCCGGGTTCTTCATTCCAATGTGCTGAACCCGGGTGGTTTAGGGTTTGCTTTGCAAATATGGACGATGAAACGGTTGAGGTTGCACTTGATAGGATTCATGATTTTGTTAAGAAGGGGAAAGAGAACGATATCATGACACCGCCGAAAAAGAGAAGCAAACCTATGCAAAAGAATCTTCGACTTAGTTTTTCATCCCGGTTCTACGATGAAACTACGTTAATGTTATCACCTCGTACTATGTCTCCACATTCTCCGTTCGCTCGATCTCCATTGGTTCAAGCAAGGACTTAA
- the LOC122597244 gene encoding F-box/FBD/LRR-repeat protein At1g13570-like — protein sequence MEALEGLDRISILPQNITEKILILLPIPDALKTSILSRKWRYCWASIPVLTFNDQMFEGSSSSGIQNMSQKLDTVYQVLLQHKSPLVGFTLSIELEMVSKVDQIVSYVVSRCNSTLKNVSILNRTSSPNNHYKLPCSFFSLGGLEQLELVRCDFEPPPNFTGFPSLRWLSFFNTVISAKMLKHFLTLCPRVDELFLIGLQEEDFRREDTFTFVELFELLPSIKVLALSKYYFWYFASGNMPKKLPISLVHLKILFLGVFFLDPVEVSSTLWLIKSSPNLKELMLKLHPPPIPMDNIIVNIGLQDHTGFNLDNLEELGMYSFSNLPIEMEFMKLIMANSSALKKVLVELDENVSVDQEVEMYRDLIWKPFPRASPSAELIIQRPKTSD from the exons ATGGAAGCTTTAGAAGGTTTGGATAGAATCAGCATCCTTCCTCAAAACATAACCGAAAAGATTCTAATTCTTCTGCCAATCCCAGACGCATTGAAGACGAGCATCTTGTCAAGGAAGTGGAGATATTGTTGGGCGAGCATTCCGGTACTTACATTTAACGACCAAATGTTTGAAGGATCATCATCTAGTGGCATACAAAATATGAGCCAAAAACTTGATACCGTCTATCAAGTTTTGCTGCAACACAAAAGTCCGCTAGTGGGGTTTACTTTGTCTATTGAACTAGAGATGGTTTCTAAAGTCGACCAAATCGTTTCTTATGTTGTTTCAAGATGCAATAGTACATTGAAGAATGTCAGCATACTCAACCGTACTTCATCACCCAATAACCACTACAAGCTGCCCTGTTCCTTTTTCTCATTAGGAGGATTAGAACAATTGGAGCTCGTACGTTGTGATTTCGAGCCTCCACCAAACTTTACTGGCTTTCCTTCACTGAGGTGGCTAAGTTTTTTCAATACTGTGATTTCCGCCAAGATGCTAAAACATTTCCTAACACTTTGCCCGCGAGTTGATGAACTGTTTTTG ATCGGATTACAAGAGGAGGATTTTAGAAGAGAAGACACGTTCACATTTGTTGAGCTTTTCGAACTTCTTCCTTCAATTAAGGTTTTGGCACTCTCAAAGTATTATTTCTGG TATTTTGCTTCAGGTAATATGCCAAAAAAACTCCCAATTTCATTAGTCCATCTCAAAATTCTCTTTTTGGGTGTGTTCTTTCTGGATCCTGTTGAGGTTTCATCTACTCTTTGGTTAATCAAGAGCTCTCCAAATTTAAAGGAACTTATGCTCAAG TTACATCCTCCACCAATTCCCATggataatattattgttaatattgGTCTCCAAGACCACACTGGCTTCAACTTGGATAATCTTGAAGAATTGGGGATGTATTCTTTCAGTAACTTACCTATCGAGATGGAATTCATGAAGCTCATCATGGCCAACTCATCTGCGCTGAAGAAAGTACTAGTAGAGCTTGATGAAAATGTTTCTGTTGATCAAGAAGTAGAGATGTATAGAGACTTGATATGGAAGCCATTTCCACGTGCATCACCTTCAGCCGAATTGATCATTCAACGCCCAAAAACTTCGGACTAA